The nucleotide window GTGCAGGCGGGTCAGATCTGCGGCCTGGCAGGGCCTAACGGTGCGGGGAAAACGACATTGCTCAACTGCATCGCCGGCGTTTTAACCCCAGAAACAGGTCAGATCGAATTGGATGGGAAGGATCTGATTCATGAGCCTCTGAATCGGAAAGCGTTGTTTCTGATCAGTGATGATTTTGATTTTCATCAGTTCCGGACAATTCGTCAGATGGTAGAATTTTTTGATATTTTTTATTCCCTGGACGAAGGAGAGCTGGCGCGGCATTTCAATCATTTCAAGTTAGAAGAGAAAAATGGGATTTATTCTCTGTCTAAGGGACAGAAACGACAAGTTTTATTTTCCATTGCTTTAAGTCTGGATCTGCGGTTATTGATGGTCGACGAAGTCTTCGACGGACTGGACTGGAATGTCCGGCGTTATCTTGTGGGTGAGCTGACAAATCGGATCAGCGACAAGGCGATGGCTTTATTGTTGGTATCGCATAGTTTGAAGGAGATCAAGGGCATCTGTGATCACTGTTTCTTAATGAAGGATCAGTCCATCGTGGCTCAGGAAGACTTGTTGGAAAATCATTTATTCCGGATTCAGCTGGTGTTTCTGGAAGCATGCAAACCGGATTTTAAAGCTTTGGAAATCATCCAGACCCAACAGATCGGGAAGTGCTGGAACGCGATTGTGCGTGCGGATGAACAGGCCATCCACAGCGTGATTGCGCAGTTATCACCAGCTTTGGCTGACGTCCAGCCGCTTAGCTTGGAGGATTACTTCAGCTTGATGACAGATTCATCGTGGAAAGGGGAGGAAGAAGATGACGGAGAAATATTTTAACTATCTGATAAAGCAATCCTTGCCGCTTCTTGGGATCATCTTTATCGGCGGAAGCTTTTTTGTGACCGGTTTGATCAACCTGGATAATTTGTCGGTCTATGTGTTTCTTTTGTCTGCCGGCATACCCTTTTTATTTGAACTCAGCCGTTATCGTAAGAAGTCGGCGTACTTTTACGGCAGCCTGCCGATTGAACAGAAAAAGTTATGGATGGCAAGAATTGGCTGCGTTCAGTTTTTGGTTCTGGTCCCTTCTCTGTTTTTCCTGTTTGCGCTGATCTGTGGCCACAGCCTCTCCTTTTCCAGGATGCTTCAGCTTATTCTGGCATG belongs to Holdemania massiliensis and includes:
- a CDS encoding ATP-binding cassette domain-containing protein gives rise to the protein MMLIVDEVTKSIATKKILQECSMNVQAGQICGLAGPNGAGKTTLLNCIAGVLTPETGQIELDGKDLIHEPLNRKALFLISDDFDFHQFRTIRQMVEFFDIFYSLDEGELARHFNHFKLEEKNGIYSLSKGQKRQVLFSIALSLDLRLLMVDEVFDGLDWNVRRYLVGELTNRISDKAMALLLVSHSLKEIKGICDHCFLMKDQSIVAQEDLLENHLFRIQLVFLEACKPDFKALEIIQTQQIGKCWNAIVRADEQAIHSVIAQLSPALADVQPLSLEDYFSLMTDSSWKGEEEDDGEIF